In the Agrococcus sp. Marseille-Q4369 genome, one interval contains:
- a CDS encoding cyclodeaminase/cyclohydrolase family protein, with the protein MGESVWSGRADELLLRTASAEPTPGSGAAAAVAGALGIALVLEALTITGDDGCAAARARGEALVERVVAAADADVEAFAEVIDADGGADAERALARAAAVPLDLAAAFVDALELAREAEPLVKPTLESDVLGGADLVRGASTVALRAAELNVASLEDRDAADAPALRQRLDALRQRLAE; encoded by the coding sequence ATGGGCGAGAGCGTGTGGTCGGGCCGTGCCGACGAGCTGCTGCTGCGCACGGCCTCGGCCGAGCCGACGCCGGGCAGCGGCGCGGCGGCCGCGGTCGCCGGCGCGCTCGGCATCGCGCTCGTGCTCGAGGCGCTCACGATCACCGGCGACGACGGATGCGCTGCGGCGCGCGCGAGGGGAGAGGCCCTCGTCGAGCGCGTGGTGGCGGCTGCCGACGCGGACGTCGAAGCGTTCGCCGAGGTGATCGACGCGGACGGTGGTGCGGACGCCGAGCGGGCGCTCGCCCGAGCCGCCGCCGTGCCGCTCGACCTCGCGGCAGCCTTCGTCGACGCGCTCGAGCTCGCTCGCGAGGCGGAGCCGCTCGTGAAGCCGACGCTCGAGAGCGACGTGCTGGGCGGCGCCGACCTCGTGCGCGGCGCCTCGACGGTCGCGCTGCGGGCGGCCGAGCTCAACGTGGCGTCGCTCGAGGACCGCGACGCCGCCGACGCACCCGCGCTGCGGCAGCGCCTCGACGCGCTCCGGCAGCGGCTGGCGGAGTAG
- a CDS encoding VOC family protein, which produces MDTIDLLPDATDMGPVMLKTAKLARLVHWYTAGVGLEHIAERPGVVELGVGGRTILVLEEAPDLRGPNPADAGLFHTAILYPTHAALAAAVVRMTQIPGIQFAGTGDHHVSEAFYFADPDGNGVELYVDRPRDQWRWEGGKVYMTTEFIDPNRFVSEHLDRGSFGQSATAPVGAKVGHVHLQVGDVATARDFYVGALGFAETASLGSTALFVSAGGYHHHMAMNVWNSRGAGRRADTLGLGRVEIRVPDADALGSARERLASAGVAVADDGQSLRFEDPWANVITLTPSLAR; this is translated from the coding sequence ATGGACACCATCGACCTGCTGCCCGACGCCACCGACATGGGCCCGGTGATGCTCAAGACCGCGAAGCTCGCTCGGCTCGTGCACTGGTACACCGCCGGGGTCGGCCTCGAGCACATCGCCGAGCGCCCGGGCGTCGTCGAGCTCGGCGTGGGCGGCCGCACGATCCTCGTGCTCGAGGAGGCGCCCGACCTGCGCGGCCCGAACCCGGCCGACGCGGGCCTGTTCCACACCGCGATCCTCTACCCGACGCACGCCGCCCTCGCCGCCGCGGTCGTGCGGATGACGCAGATCCCCGGCATCCAGTTCGCCGGCACCGGCGACCACCACGTCTCCGAGGCGTTCTACTTCGCCGACCCCGACGGCAACGGCGTCGAGCTCTACGTCGACCGGCCGCGCGACCAGTGGCGCTGGGAGGGCGGCAAGGTCTACATGACGACCGAGTTCATCGACCCGAACCGCTTCGTCAGCGAGCACCTCGACCGCGGCTCGTTCGGGCAGTCGGCGACGGCGCCGGTCGGCGCCAAGGTCGGCCACGTGCACCTGCAGGTCGGCGACGTCGCGACCGCGCGCGACTTCTACGTCGGCGCGCTCGGCTTCGCCGAGACCGCCTCGCTCGGCAGCACGGCGCTCTTCGTGAGCGCGGGCGGCTACCACCACCACATGGCGATGAACGTGTGGAACTCGCGCGGCGCCGGGCGCCGCGCCGACACGCTCGGGCTCGGCCGCGTCGAGATCCGGGTGCCCGATGCGGATGCGCTCGGCTCGGCGCGCGAGCGGCTCGCGTCCGCGGGCGTCGCGGTCGCCGACGACGGCCAGAGCCTCCGCTTCGAGGACCCGTGGGCGAACGTCATCACGCTCACGCCCTCGCTCGCCCGCTAG
- a CDS encoding APC family permease, which translates to MTATRAADAAVSNKGLAPGTVGVLGAVVIGVSTIAPAYTFTAAIGPTVSAVGVQVPAIILLGFVPMLLVAFGYRELNRAMPDAGTSFTWATRAFGPYVGWMAGWGLVIATVLVLSNLAGIAVDFLYLLLAQITGNESIAELAANPFINVITCLAFMAAATFISYRDIETTQRLQLALVAFQVLVLLAFGITALVRASSGEALDHTPIDPSWFSVFQAPSVSAVIAGLSLSIFIFWGWDVVLTMNEEAKDPARTPGRAAAITIVIVLGLYLLLAIALLAFAGVGDTGLGLGNADIQENVLFFLSDPIMGPLAWLISLAVLTSSAASLQSTALSPARTLLAMGHYRAVPARFATVHPRFRTPGFAAVVSALVASGFYAVMRFVSENVLWDTITALGMMVCFYYGLTALSAVWYFRKTSTSSGVKAFLVQLLAPLLGGIMLVVLFVQTLVDSLDPAYGSGSEIGGVGLVGILGVGMLLLGVVLMLIMRKLRPAFFRGEVLPMGFNRGDLDTKALFIK; encoded by the coding sequence GTGACTGCAACACGAGCGGCCGACGCCGCCGTCTCGAACAAGGGCCTCGCGCCCGGCACCGTCGGGGTGCTCGGGGCCGTCGTGATCGGCGTCTCGACGATCGCGCCCGCCTACACCTTCACCGCGGCGATCGGCCCGACGGTGAGCGCCGTCGGCGTGCAGGTGCCCGCCATCATCCTGCTCGGCTTCGTGCCCATGCTGCTCGTGGCGTTCGGCTACCGCGAGCTCAACCGCGCGATGCCCGACGCCGGCACCTCGTTCACGTGGGCCACGCGCGCCTTCGGCCCGTACGTCGGCTGGATGGCCGGCTGGGGCCTCGTGATCGCGACCGTGCTCGTGCTCTCGAACCTCGCGGGCATCGCGGTCGACTTCCTCTACCTGCTGCTCGCGCAGATCACGGGCAACGAGTCGATCGCCGAGCTCGCGGCGAACCCCTTCATCAACGTCATCACGTGCCTCGCGTTCATGGCGGCCGCGACGTTCATCTCGTACCGCGACATCGAGACCACGCAGCGCCTGCAGCTGGCGCTCGTCGCCTTCCAGGTGCTCGTGCTGCTCGCCTTCGGCATCACCGCGCTCGTGCGGGCTTCCTCCGGCGAGGCGCTCGACCACACGCCGATCGACCCGTCGTGGTTCAGCGTGTTCCAGGCGCCGTCGGTCAGCGCGGTCATCGCGGGCCTGTCGCTCTCGATCTTCATCTTCTGGGGCTGGGACGTCGTGCTGACGATGAACGAGGAGGCGAAGGACCCGGCGCGCACGCCCGGCCGCGCCGCCGCGATCACGATCGTCATCGTGCTCGGCCTCTACCTGCTGCTCGCGATCGCGCTGCTCGCCTTCGCCGGCGTCGGCGACACCGGGCTCGGCCTCGGCAACGCCGACATCCAGGAGAACGTGCTGTTCTTCCTCTCCGACCCGATCATGGGGCCGCTCGCCTGGCTCATCTCGCTCGCGGTGCTCACGTCGTCGGCGGCGTCGCTGCAGTCGACCGCGCTCTCACCGGCGCGCACGCTGCTCGCGATGGGGCACTACCGCGCCGTGCCCGCACGCTTCGCGACCGTGCACCCGCGCTTCCGCACGCCCGGCTTCGCGGCGGTCGTCTCGGCGCTCGTCGCGAGCGGCTTCTACGCGGTCATGCGCTTCGTGAGCGAGAACGTGCTGTGGGACACCATCACGGCGCTCGGCATGATGGTGTGCTTCTACTACGGCCTGACGGCGCTGAGCGCGGTCTGGTACTTCCGCAAGACGTCGACGTCGTCGGGGGTCAAGGCGTTCCTGGTGCAGCTGCTCGCGCCGCTGCTCGGCGGCATCATGCTCGTGGTGCTCTTCGTGCAGACGCTCGTCGACAGCCTCGACCCGGCCTACGGCTCGGGCTCCGAGATCGGCGGCGTCGGCCTCGTCGGCATCCTCGGCGTCGGCATGCTGCTGCTCGGCGTCGTGCTCATGCTCATCATGCGCAAGCTGCGCCCGGCGTTCTTCCGCGGCGAGGTGCTCCCGATGGGCTTCAACCGGGGCGACCTCGACACGAAGGCGCTCTTCATCAAGTAG
- a CDS encoding NAD(P)/FAD-dependent oxidoreductase yields MLERACDVLVIGAGAAGLSAATRLVESGLTVTVLEARDRVGGRTWTREIDGAVLEIGGQWVSPDQEALLETLDRLGLETYARYREGESIYVDREGQRHRYTGEIFPAGAETEAEIERLIGILDGLATEVGATAPWAHPRAAEFDAISWHHWLRTQSDDESACEIVSIYVAEAMLTKPAHSFSLLQALLMAASAGGFANLVDEDFILDRRVVGGMQQVSLRLAEQLGDSVVLNAPVRRLEHSADGVVAHADGGVVVRAKRAVVAVPPNLYSRIDFQPPLPRLHQQMHQHVSLGLVIKVHAVYASPFWREDGLSGTVFAPHSPVHEVYDNTNHEDERGTLVAFISDLQADASFGLGPEAQRAAILEQLAEYFGPRALEPEVFYLSDWGAEEWTRGAYAASFDIGGLSRYGAMQREPLGPLHWACSDIAAEGYQHVDGAIRRGWAAADEVIDELGD; encoded by the coding sequence ATGCTGGAACGCGCTTGCGACGTCCTCGTGATCGGCGCCGGGGCCGCTGGCCTCAGCGCAGCGACGCGCCTCGTCGAGTCGGGCTTGACGGTCACGGTGCTCGAGGCGCGCGACCGCGTCGGCGGGCGCACGTGGACTCGGGAGATCGACGGCGCCGTGCTCGAGATCGGCGGCCAGTGGGTCTCGCCCGACCAGGAGGCGCTGCTCGAGACGCTCGACCGGCTCGGGCTCGAGACCTACGCGCGCTACCGCGAGGGCGAGAGCATCTACGTCGACCGCGAGGGGCAGCGCCACCGCTACACGGGTGAGATCTTCCCGGCCGGCGCCGAGACCGAGGCCGAGATCGAGCGCCTGATCGGCATCCTCGACGGGCTCGCGACCGAGGTCGGCGCGACCGCGCCCTGGGCGCACCCGCGGGCGGCGGAGTTCGACGCCATCTCGTGGCACCACTGGCTCCGCACCCAGTCCGACGACGAATCCGCGTGCGAGATCGTCTCGATCTACGTCGCCGAGGCGATGCTCACGAAGCCCGCGCACTCGTTCAGCCTGCTGCAGGCGCTGCTCATGGCGGCCTCGGCCGGCGGCTTCGCCAACCTCGTCGACGAGGACTTCATCCTCGACCGCCGCGTCGTCGGCGGCATGCAGCAGGTCTCGCTCCGGCTCGCCGAGCAGCTCGGCGACTCGGTCGTGCTGAACGCGCCCGTGCGTCGCCTCGAGCACTCGGCCGACGGGGTCGTCGCGCACGCCGACGGCGGCGTGGTCGTCCGCGCCAAGCGCGCGGTCGTCGCGGTGCCGCCGAACCTCTACTCGCGCATCGACTTCCAGCCGCCGCTGCCGCGCCTGCACCAGCAGATGCACCAGCACGTCTCGCTCGGCCTCGTCATCAAGGTGCACGCCGTCTACGCCTCGCCGTTCTGGCGCGAGGACGGGCTCTCGGGCACGGTCTTCGCCCCGCACAGCCCCGTGCACGAGGTCTACGACAACACGAACCACGAGGATGAGCGGGGCACGCTCGTCGCCTTCATCTCCGACCTGCAGGCGGATGCGTCGTTCGGGCTCGGACCGGAGGCGCAGCGCGCCGCGATCCTCGAGCAGCTCGCCGAGTACTTCGGCCCGCGCGCGCTCGAGCCCGAGGTCTTCTACCTCTCCGACTGGGGCGCAGAGGAGTGGACGCGCGGCGCCTACGCCGCGAGCTTCGACATCGGCGGCCTCTCGCGCTACGGCGCGATGCAGCGCGAGCCGCTCGGCCCCCTGCACTGGGCGTGCAGCGACATCGCCGCCGAGGGCTACCAGCACGTCGACGGCGCGATCCGTCGCGGCTGGGCCGCGGCCGACGAGGTCATCGACGAGCTCGGCGACTAG
- a CDS encoding TetR/AcrR family transcriptional regulator encodes MTPVKRVRKSPEERRADVHGAARAIALESGLSAVTQRAVAERAGVAPGLVTHYADRMELLVAEVFRDIAQEELESVRASVEAVDGGDVERVIALLHGLIRDYRRDVALVWLDGWSLSRRNEELAATLVDQARAWEDFVAGVFERGDASGAFRAPDSLALARFVIGATDGLSAQATVWAGHEEETVRYVTRTVAGLLGIPTSALARGAY; translated from the coding sequence ATGACCCCAGTGAAGCGAGTCCGGAAGAGTCCCGAGGAGCGGCGTGCCGACGTGCACGGCGCAGCGCGAGCGATCGCGCTCGAATCCGGCCTGAGCGCCGTCACGCAGCGCGCGGTGGCCGAGCGCGCGGGCGTCGCGCCCGGCCTCGTGACGCACTACGCCGACCGCATGGAGCTCCTCGTCGCCGAGGTCTTCCGCGACATCGCGCAAGAGGAGCTCGAGAGCGTGCGGGCGAGCGTCGAGGCCGTCGACGGCGGCGACGTCGAGCGCGTGATCGCGCTGCTGCACGGGCTCATCCGCGACTACCGACGCGACGTCGCGCTCGTCTGGCTCGACGGCTGGAGCCTGTCGCGACGCAACGAGGAGCTCGCCGCGACGCTCGTCGACCAGGCGCGGGCGTGGGAGGACTTCGTCGCCGGCGTCTTCGAGCGGGGGGATGCCTCGGGTGCCTTCCGCGCGCCCGACTCCCTCGCGCTCGCGCGCTTCGTCATCGGTGCGACCGACGGCTTGAGCGCCCAGGCGACGGTGTGGGCGGGGCATGAGGAGGAGACGGTGCGCTACGTCACCCGCACCGTCGCGGGCCTGCTCGGCATCCCCACCTCGGCGCTCGCGCGCGGCGCCTATTGA
- a CDS encoding agmatine deiminase family protein — protein MPVESDPHERLWMAFPHGPNAGDTPAEATAAHEAWAAVANAASEFEPVTMIVDAEEVGVARRLLSSAVTLVEAPLDDAWMRDIGPTFVLDEHGRLGAVDWVFNGWGAQDWASWEHDSRIGAIVADLAGAERIPSELVNEGGAIHVDGRGTVLLTETVQRDPGRNPGISRAEVEAELARTIGATHPIWLPRGLTRDYERYGTRGHVDIVASLVGDGRVLVHEQRSPEHPDHAVSRDTAKLLAEAVDASGARLEVVPLPAPATLRDDEGWVDWSYVNHVIVNDGIIVCGFGDPAADQAAREVLEAVYPGRRAVTVDARELFARGGGIHCITQQQPRSAA, from the coding sequence ATGCCCGTGGAGTCGGACCCGCACGAGCGGCTGTGGATGGCGTTCCCGCACGGCCCGAACGCCGGCGACACGCCCGCTGAGGCCACGGCGGCGCACGAGGCGTGGGCCGCGGTCGCCAACGCCGCGAGCGAGTTCGAGCCCGTGACGATGATCGTCGACGCCGAGGAGGTGGGCGTCGCTCGGCGGCTGCTCTCGAGCGCCGTGACGCTCGTCGAGGCGCCGCTCGACGACGCGTGGATGCGCGACATCGGCCCCACGTTCGTGCTCGACGAGCACGGCAGGCTCGGCGCCGTCGACTGGGTCTTCAACGGCTGGGGCGCGCAGGACTGGGCGAGCTGGGAGCACGACTCGCGCATCGGCGCGATCGTCGCCGACCTCGCCGGCGCCGAGCGCATCCCCTCGGAGCTCGTGAACGAGGGCGGCGCCATCCACGTCGACGGCCGCGGCACCGTGCTGCTGACCGAGACGGTGCAGCGCGACCCGGGTCGGAACCCCGGCATCTCCCGCGCCGAGGTCGAGGCCGAGCTCGCGCGCACGATCGGCGCGACGCATCCCATCTGGCTCCCCCGCGGCCTCACGCGCGACTACGAGCGCTACGGCACGCGCGGCCACGTCGACATCGTCGCGTCGCTCGTCGGCGACGGGCGCGTGCTCGTGCACGAGCAGCGCTCCCCCGAGCATCCCGACCACGCCGTCTCGCGCGACACCGCGAAGCTGCTCGCCGAGGCGGTCGACGCGAGCGGCGCTCGGCTCGAGGTCGTGCCGCTGCCCGCGCCCGCGACCCTCCGCGACGACGAGGGCTGGGTCGACTGGTCGTACGTCAACCACGTGATCGTGAACGACGGCATCATCGTGTGCGGCTTCGGCGACCCAGCCGCCGACCAGGCCGCGCGCGAGGTGCTCGAGGCGGTCTACCCCGGGCGGCGCGCCGTGACGGTCGACGCCCGCGAGCTCTTCGCCCGCGGCGGCGGCATCCACTGCATCACGCAGCAGCAGCCGAGGAGCGCCGCGTGA
- a CDS encoding amidase, with translation MSEAGSVRGARLVEASVRSLRAELDAGRTTATELAALTLARIAAFDVAGPRLNAVPVLAPDVFEAAAAADARIRAGRPAGPLDGIPFTAKESYSARGMTVSAGSPAFEHLVAGEDAFAIERMREAGAVLIGLTTMPPMANGGMQRGLRGRAESPYSAAWLTSAFGSGSSNGSGSATAASIGVIGLGEETWSSGRAPASCNALCAYTPSRGLISMRGNWALVPTMDVVVPHTRSMADLLAALDALVVPDERTDGDFWRQQPWLDVPAVADVRPASFAALEPAPLAGLTIAVPRMYIGADPDLRAPIPTRESVLELWRAMADDLRAAGATVVETDLPLVSNYEGDRDGAPHLLDRGIVPPRFIESELRELAVWAWEGFLQRNGDPALPHLRDVDGERIFPHPPGALPDRFERSSPAFEPAASIDLAEFPSLPVPELEDIPAMAAGIAGLEETRRLDWDEWLDANGIDVVVMPTLADVAPADADTNPASAELAWRNGTWVANGNLVWRHFGIPTVTVPMGTMHDIGMPVGLTIAGRPYDDERLLRIGLAIEAQRQRRTVPPRTPELPATQWTALRGTGDAAASIELRATRDGDELVVTGRAAGEAIALWMDGAQVEPTLEGERFTARGRGRMVVALVRARRGDAGAFARA, from the coding sequence GTGAGCGAGGCGGGCTCGGTGCGCGGAGCGCGGCTCGTCGAGGCGAGCGTGCGCTCGCTCCGGGCCGAGCTCGACGCGGGGCGGACGACCGCGACCGAGCTCGCGGCGCTCACGCTCGCGCGGATCGCCGCGTTCGACGTGGCCGGTCCGCGGCTGAACGCCGTGCCCGTGCTCGCGCCCGACGTCTTCGAGGCGGCCGCGGCCGCCGATGCGAGGATCCGCGCGGGCCGACCCGCGGGGCCGCTCGACGGCATCCCCTTCACCGCGAAGGAGAGCTACTCCGCGCGCGGCATGACCGTCTCGGCCGGCAGCCCGGCGTTCGAGCACCTCGTCGCGGGCGAGGACGCGTTCGCGATCGAGCGGATGCGCGAGGCGGGCGCGGTGCTCATCGGCCTCACGACGATGCCCCCGATGGCGAACGGCGGCATGCAGCGGGGCCTCCGCGGCCGCGCCGAGAGCCCCTACAGCGCCGCGTGGCTCACAAGCGCATTCGGCTCGGGGTCGTCCAACGGCTCCGGCAGCGCGACCGCCGCGTCGATCGGGGTCATCGGGCTCGGTGAGGAGACGTGGTCGTCGGGCCGCGCGCCGGCGAGCTGCAACGCGCTGTGCGCCTACACACCCTCCCGCGGCCTCATCTCGATGCGCGGCAACTGGGCGCTCGTGCCGACCATGGACGTCGTCGTGCCGCACACCCGCTCGATGGCCGACCTGCTCGCGGCGCTCGACGCGCTCGTCGTGCCGGACGAGCGCACCGACGGCGACTTCTGGCGGCAGCAGCCGTGGCTCGACGTGCCGGCCGTCGCCGACGTGCGCCCCGCATCCTTCGCCGCGCTCGAGCCCGCGCCGCTCGCGGGCCTCACGATCGCGGTGCCGCGCATGTACATCGGCGCCGACCCCGACCTCCGCGCCCCCATTCCGACGCGCGAGAGTGTGCTGGAGCTGTGGCGCGCGATGGCCGACGACCTCCGCGCCGCCGGCGCGACGGTCGTCGAGACCGACCTGCCGCTCGTGTCGAACTACGAGGGCGATCGCGACGGCGCCCCGCACCTCCTCGACCGCGGCATCGTGCCGCCGCGCTTCATCGAGAGCGAGCTGCGCGAGCTCGCGGTGTGGGCGTGGGAGGGCTTCCTGCAGCGCAACGGCGATCCCGCCCTGCCGCACCTGCGCGACGTCGACGGCGAGCGCATCTTCCCGCATCCGCCCGGTGCCCTCCCCGACCGCTTCGAGCGCAGCTCGCCCGCGTTCGAGCCTGCGGCGAGCATCGACCTCGCGGAGTTCCCGTCGCTGCCCGTGCCCGAGCTCGAGGACATCCCGGCGATGGCAGCCGGCATCGCGGGGCTCGAGGAGACGCGCCGCCTCGACTGGGACGAGTGGCTCGACGCGAACGGGATCGACGTCGTCGTGATGCCGACGCTCGCCGACGTCGCACCGGCCGACGCCGACACGAACCCGGCCTCGGCCGAGCTCGCGTGGCGGAACGGCACCTGGGTCGCGAACGGCAACCTCGTCTGGCGGCACTTCGGCATCCCGACCGTCACCGTGCCGATGGGCACGATGCACGACATCGGGATGCCCGTGGGACTCACGATCGCCGGCCGACCCTACGACGACGAGCGCCTGCTGCGCATCGGGCTCGCGATCGAGGCGCAGCGGCAGCGGCGCACGGTGCCGCCCAGGACGCCGGAGCTGCCGGCCACGCAGTGGACCGCGCTGCGGGGCACGGGCGACGCCGCCGCGAGCATCGAGCTGCGGGCGACCCGCGACGGCGACGAGCTCGTCGTCACCGGTCGCGCGGCGGGCGAGGCGATCGCGCTCTGGATGGACGGCGCCCAGGTGGAGCCGACGCTCGAGGGCGAGCGCTTCACCGCCCGCGGGCGCGGGCGCATGGTCGTCGCGCTCGTGCGCGCTCGGCGCGGCGACGCGGGCGCGTTCGCGCGGGCCTGA
- the rsfS gene encoding ribosome silencing factor, giving the protein MSADQRAIELARAAARAADKALAVDQVALDVSGQLPLTDVFLIATGRNERQVSAIARDIEDALIVDGAKPIRREGRADGRWVLLDFSDIVVHIFHEEERTYYQLERLWRDAPVVDLQLPEAPATAE; this is encoded by the coding sequence ATGAGTGCCGATCAGCGGGCGATCGAACTCGCCCGAGCCGCGGCGCGCGCCGCCGACAAGGCGCTCGCCGTCGACCAGGTGGCGCTCGACGTCTCGGGGCAGCTGCCCCTCACCGACGTGTTCCTCATCGCGACCGGCCGCAACGAGCGGCAGGTGAGCGCGATCGCGCGCGACATCGAGGATGCGCTCATCGTCGACGGCGCGAAGCCGATCCGCCGCGAGGGACGCGCTGACGGCCGCTGGGTGCTGCTCGACTTCTCCGACATCGTCGTGCACATCTTCCACGAGGAGGAGCGCACCTACTACCAGCTCGAGCGGCTCTGGCGCGATGCGCCGGTCGTCGACCTGCAGCTTCCCGAGGCTCCCGCCACCGCCGAGTAG
- the nadD gene encoding nicotinate-nucleotide adenylyltransferase: protein MGGTFDPVHNGHLVAASEVAHHFALDEVVFVPTGEPYQKRNVSPSEDRYLMTVIATASNPRFRVSRIDIDRGGPTYTIDTLRDVRAAHPDAELFFITGADAFTSIVEWKDADELWELAHFVAVTRPGHHLSVQDYPRERVSELEIPALAISSTDCRARVRAGYPVWYLVPDGVVQYISKHDLYRRLTA, encoded by the coding sequence ATGGGCGGCACGTTCGATCCCGTCCACAACGGCCACCTCGTCGCCGCGAGCGAGGTCGCGCACCACTTCGCGCTCGACGAGGTCGTCTTCGTGCCGACCGGCGAGCCCTACCAGAAGCGCAACGTCTCGCCCAGCGAGGACCGCTACCTCATGACGGTAATCGCGACGGCCTCCAACCCGCGCTTCCGCGTCAGCCGCATCGACATCGACCGCGGCGGGCCCACCTACACGATCGACACGCTCCGCGACGTGCGTGCGGCGCATCCCGATGCCGAGCTCTTCTTCATCACCGGGGCGGATGCGTTCACCTCGATCGTGGAGTGGAAGGACGCCGACGAGCTCTGGGAGCTCGCGCACTTCGTCGCCGTCACCCGCCCGGGCCACCACCTGTCGGTGCAGGACTATCCGCGAGAGCGTGTCTCGGAGCTGGAGATTCCCGCCCTTGCGATATCCTCGACCGATTGCCGTGCGCGCGTTCGCGCCGGCTATCCCGTCTGGTACCTCGTGCCCGACGGAGTGGTTCAATACATCAGCAAGCACGACCTGTACCGGAGACTGACAGCATGA
- a CDS encoding glutamate-5-semialdehyde dehydrogenase has translation MADDLDALLTDSKQASRALGVAPAGQRHEAIRAIATAIERATDRILAANAEDLERGRASGLADGLLDRLLLDERRIAGLAAAARALAELPDPIGEVLRERTLPNGLELTEVRVPFGVVGVIYEARPNVTVDLACIGLGSGNAVVLRGGSAAERTNAALVEAIQDAVAGEGLPREVVQTIDRFGRDGAGRLMRARGLIDLLVPRGSAALIDRVVTESTVPVIETGAGVVHAFVDRAADLPMALDIVLNAKTQRTSVCNALETVLVHRDIAETAVPTIAVALQQAGVTIHADGALPGVDGAEPLRDGGWATEHLSMDVAIGVVDDLDAAIEHVNAFGTHHTDTIITDDADAAARFLAEVDSAVVMHNASTRFTDGGEFGFGAEVGISTQKAHARGPMGLPELTSTKWIVRGSGQVRA, from the coding sequence ATGGCCGATGACCTCGATGCGCTGCTGACCGACTCGAAGCAGGCCTCCCGCGCGCTCGGCGTCGCGCCGGCGGGCCAGCGGCACGAGGCGATCCGCGCGATCGCGACCGCGATCGAGCGCGCGACCGACCGCATCCTCGCCGCCAACGCCGAAGACCTCGAGCGCGGCCGCGCGAGCGGCCTCGCCGACGGTCTGCTCGACCGCCTCCTGCTCGACGAGCGCCGCATCGCCGGGCTCGCCGCCGCCGCGCGCGCGCTCGCCGAGCTGCCCGACCCGATCGGCGAGGTGCTGCGGGAGCGCACGCTGCCCAACGGGCTCGAGCTCACCGAGGTGCGCGTGCCCTTCGGCGTCGTCGGCGTCATCTACGAGGCGCGCCCGAACGTCACGGTCGACCTCGCGTGCATCGGGCTCGGCTCCGGCAACGCCGTCGTGCTCCGCGGCGGCTCGGCCGCCGAGCGCACGAACGCCGCGCTCGTCGAGGCGATCCAGGATGCGGTGGCGGGCGAGGGACTGCCGCGCGAGGTCGTGCAGACGATCGACCGCTTCGGCCGCGACGGCGCCGGGCGACTCATGCGCGCCCGCGGCCTCATCGACCTGCTCGTGCCGCGGGGGAGCGCCGCGCTGATCGACCGCGTCGTGACCGAGTCGACCGTGCCCGTCATCGAGACCGGAGCCGGCGTCGTGCACGCCTTCGTCGACCGCGCCGCCGACCTCCCGATGGCGCTCGACATCGTGCTCAACGCCAAGACGCAGCGCACGAGCGTCTGCAACGCGCTCGAGACCGTGCTCGTGCACCGCGACATCGCCGAGACCGCCGTGCCGACGATCGCGGTCGCGCTGCAGCAGGCGGGCGTCACGATCCACGCCGACGGCGCGCTCCCGGGCGTCGACGGCGCCGAGCCGCTCCGCGACGGCGGCTGGGCGACCGAGCACCTCTCGATGGACGTCGCGATCGGCGTCGTCGACGACCTCGACGCCGCGATCGAGCACGTGAACGCCTTCGGCACGCACCACACCGACACGATCATCACCGACGACGCGGATGCGGCGGCCAGGTTCCTCGCCGAGGTCGACTCCGCAGTCGTCATGCACAACGCATCCACCCGGTTCACCGACGGCGGCGAGTTCGGCTTCGGCGCCGAGGTGGGCATCTCGACGCAGAAGGCGCACGCGCGCGGCCCGATGGGCCTGCCGGAGCTCACGAGCACGAAGTGGATCGTGCGGGGCTCCGGCCAGGTGCGGGCCTGA